One stretch of Cryptococcus neoformans var. neoformans B-3501A chromosome 5, whole genome shotgun sequence DNA includes these proteins:
- a CDS encoding hypothetical protein (Match to EST gb|CF189181.1|CF189181) yields MLPKNLFSLTRRGLHSKTRTFYSPTPDFLHEYLSHDSLPGGSVSVFMLSTSLPNLPGHLSVLQAAFPTSIGSFSVSSPGSEPTVSLATFWGTDIKVFKSDLTGRAPAEVGRFQRPERQRNVPPEDRRGSTSRDVEAAFGQGWENLWNGEVENKRIAELEGVQADTFLLLSDSRPAPVLKALDSMFPKAIKTGILTAPTPFITNRPNTLLLNGTVIQSGTIGIAIKGLPSVYKTDFGLEPMLEPVTITSAKGNMLLEIDGANSNPTQVLINAIQQRGGTGLTKEEEFYLGFLDNGDVKRVIRILSGDPSRGAMSLDMEDSIITGQVVQFMHRAATPRNNLPLVDSVIFTSLSRSEQMDDHSMGVPRVMDGFIASSEDGFVYSNPLSSICTAPDATTTISWVPAVI; encoded by the exons ATGCTACCTAAAaatcttttctctctcacTCGTCGAGGCCTGCATTCGAAAACTAGGACATTCTACTCGCCCACACCTGATTTCCTTCACGAATATCTGTCCCATGATTCATTACCCGGCGGATCAGTGTCTGTATTCATGCTTTCAACCTCGCTGCCCAACTTGCCTGGCCATCTATCTGTCCTGCAGGCTGCTTTTCCTACCTCGATCGGGTCTTTTTCGGTTTCTTCTCCCGGATCAGAGCCGACAGTTTCCCTCGCAACCTTTTGGGGCACCGACATCAAAGTTTTCAAAAGTGATCTAACTGGTAGAGCCCCTGCTGAAGTTGGACGTTTCCAAAGACCggaaaggcaaagaaatGTCCCGCCGGAAGATCGCAGAGGAAGTACCTCAAGAGATGTCGAAGCCGCGTTTGGACAAGGCTGGGAGAACCTATGGAATGGGGAAGTGGAAAATAAAAGGATCGCAGAGCTCGAAGGTGTGCAAGCGGATACTTTCCTACTTTTGAGTGATTCCAGACCAGCACCGGTTTTGAAAGCTTTGGACAGCATGTTTCCAAAGGCCATCAAA ACTGGCATCTTGACTGCCCCGACTCCGTTCATTACGAATCGACCCAACACTTTGCTTCTTAATGGTACTGTAATACAATCCGGAACCATAGGTATTGCTATCAAAGGGCTTCCGTCCGTCTATAAAACGGATTTTGGGCTTGAACCGATGTTGGAGCCCGTTACAATTACTTC AGCAAAGGGAAACATGCTGCTGGAAATCGACGGGGCCAATTCAAATCCTACTCAAGTCTTGATCAATGCTATCCAGCAAAGAGGCGGCACCGGTCTcacaaaggaggaggaattCTATTTAGGATTTCTGGATAATGGC GATGTAAAAAGGGTCATTAGAATCCTTAGTGGCGATCCGAGCCGTGGCGCAATGTCTCTCGATATGGAAGACTCCATCATAACTGGCCAAGTGGTCCAG TTCATGCACCGGGCGGCTACTCCCCGGAATAACCTTCCCCTTGTTGATTCTGTAATTTTTACCTCTCTGTCTCGGTCTGAACAAATGGACGATCATTCGATGGGAGTACCTCGGGTTATGGATGGCTTTATAGCGTCAAGTGAAGATGGCTTTGTTTATTCTAACCCACTTTCATCAATTTGTACAGCACCCGATGCGACGACTACAATTTCTTGGGTACCTGCTGTCATTTAA
- a CDS encoding hypothetical protein (HMMPfam hit to DFP, DNA / pantothenate metabolism flavoprotein, score: 321.8, E(): 1e-93): MASTPTSFSTESYFHTQKSPPNIHDTTAKVLQFVDKWRAVDGKKVVLVTSGGTTVPLESNTVRFLDNFSAGTRGATSAEYFLSQGYAVIFMHRLHSLRPFSRHYSHSLNPFLDLLSIVPSSSGDSSIVVSPDHTKELLPILEAYHEAQASGTLLSIEFQTVNEYLWLLKGVTGAMVPLGRRALFYLAAAVSDFFLPEDKMAEHKLQSGKGTLALEMDQVPKVLKPLVQEWMPEGYIVSFKLETDPALLIPKSRAALARYGHQLVIGNELHRRKYEVVFVERTKSPSHLRLQATNENNFATETPPLEKSETQNEEFIERWLRLDDIQPGAAEPGKAVGGKGKDGEVEIEELIVKELVNRHQQWIEAKA, from the exons ATGGCATCCACTCcgacctccttctccacagAGTCCTACTTCCATACTCAGAAGTCCCCCCCCAACATCCACGACACGACCGCAAAAGTCCTCCAGTTCGTAGACAAATGGAGAGCTGTAGACGGCAAAAAGGTCGTCCTCGTCACT AGCGGAGGAACGACGGTCCCACTCGAGTCTAATAC CGTGCGCTTTCTGGACAACTTCTCCGCTGGGACTCGAGGCGCAACCTCGGCAGAATATTTCTTGTCCCAGGGCTATGCTGTAATCTTTATGCACAGGCTCCACTCCCTCCGCCCCTTTTCTCGACACTATTCTCATTCCCTCAATCCATTCCTAGATCTCTTGTCGATCgtcccctcttcctctggaGACTCTTCCATCGTCGTATCCCCAGACCATACAAAGGAGCTCTTGCCCATTTTAGAAGCATACCACGAGGCTCAAGCATCAGGGACGCTTCTCAGTATCGAATTTCAAACCGTCAACGAGTACCTGTGGCTTCTCAAAGGCGTCACTGGCGCCATGGTCCCGCTCGGACGAAGAGCTCTATTCTATCTCGCAGCCGCAGTGTCCGACTTTTTCTTGCCTGAAGACAAAATGGCTGAACACAAACTACAGTCCGGAAAGGGGACATTGGCTCTCGAGATGGACCAAGTGCCAAAGGTTTTGAAACCCCTCGTCCAAGAGTGGATGCCTGAAGGCTATATTGTCAGCTTCAAG CTTGAGACCGATCCGGCCTTGCTGATACCCAAATCAAGGGCGGCTCTCGCGAGATACGGTCATCAGCTGGTCATTGGAAACGAACTTCACCGCCGCAAATACGAAGTCGTTTTTGTAGAACGTACAAAATCGCCATCTCACCTCCGATTGCAAGCCACCAATGAGAACAATTTTGCGACCGAGACACCCCCATTGGAAAAATCTGAAACGCAAAATGAAGAGTTTATAGAAAGATGGCTTAGGCTTGACGATATTCAGCCAGGAGCAGCTGAGCCGGGCAAGGCGGTCGggggcaagggcaaggatggtgaagtCGAGATAGAAGAGCTAATAGTGAAAGAGCTCGTAAACAGACATCAACAATGGATTGAAGCCAAAGCTTGA
- a CDS encoding hypothetical protein (Match to EST gb|CF188875.1|CF188875; HMMPfam hit to MHYT, Bacterial signalling protein N terminal repeat, score: 41.4, E(): 2.5e-09) translates to MYPPESIWSNQEQLASYYVNYAVPIRTQPGVLVASIIVSILGSYATLIVLGRRTSSRGWRNHFLLLLAAIVFAACAIWGMHFVSMISIRLKASPDVVWYIRFNDGMTAMSLLVPMVATALAFWVIGSELEFSVLRVLIAGGIMGLTVGLMHYSASFKLPYLTVSYTAVTVVFALILAVVAATVALFLFFRLRAQWQDSWWKRGLCALILATAVCGMHYLGLGGASYYTKPSVDWHELTKSSQSIRLTIAISVMCAAIVLLCFLVALFDAMTRRSIRNKARSIVVASASFDKTGKLLVKNDGTIPMQVISTDADLQRVLRELDPRQSTFQWLYQLSFNWSLVTPFVPRVLRSVVDRSRGIVKRASPLERGLPHSYWETLLFRSRFIEASVLLAQQLDLSVESLGAMFDRVLTTGTRAPSPEDKSGKAVEEGKASMKGDDESSIHGITLRMHNSEGVMLFLVREIGDGHPAAWDNPSADKSQLRSVDNVDSYTARGYRLAETRYFSKAMADHFGVSKQEMDVFLSACKTYAKRGTRPVVQSGGAYLGLFGVRPTGEKNNLDVLVYNFARHQIPAYRLPDVSYPLTSTMKAWRCNDAVLQAEKSDDGISLHSQVDEALYEFQAALAVAIEALSTALRCWPTLHQIATLSPEILEIPASDNDDKPPAQMVVIEVILPAPDARLTPVQSRASGVQAPSLASGRHESDKPPAPFVYTPFSLFTKSQAMLLRARAFQEFSKNTSMDLNKVYPLVPTDVAAELDAHDRNEKRADRNSNPFKKLYHPSKAGNRGLIVDVGEENGIDESGHFPLSPMGSNTTGDMNEKSFSTLSPTLQSFSLNTARGGSRPGTGQSDNSATALQAPVESMKKGLSHLVHKTAEATGYHGEEDENEGTMQEGSIGMPVYSNIRNKTDGWFMRSMRDLERADRTGMLDGVEWQPKGRQ, encoded by the exons ATGTATCCTCCCGAGAGCATCTGGAGCA ATCAGGAACAGCTTGCCTCCTACTACGTTAATTATGCTGTCCCCATCCGCACTCAGCCCGGTGTGCTCGTCGCATCCATCATTGTCTCCATCCTCGGTTCCTATGCTACTCTTATCGTTCTTGGTCGACGTACCTCCTCAAGAGGTTGGAGAAACcattttctcctccttctcgccgCCATTGTCTTCGCCGCGTGTGCAATTTGGGGGATGCACTTCGTCAGTATGATCAGTATCCGTTTAAAGGCCAGTCCAGACGTTGTATGGTATATCCGC TTCAATGATGGAATGACAGCGATGTCGCTTTTGGTCCCTATGGTAGCCACCGCGCTGGCCTTTTGGGTTATTGGTTCAGAACTCGAATTCTCCGTTTTGCGTGTACTTATTGCGGGTGGTATCATGGGTTTGACTGTCGGTCTCATGCACTACTCGGCGTCCTTCAAGCTCCCTTATTTGACTGTATCCTACACA GCCGTTACTGTTGTTTTCGCTCTGATCCTCGCCGTTGTGGCGGCGACAGTGgccctcttccttttcttccgaCTTCGTGCTCAATGGCAAGATTCTTGGTGGAAGCGTGGGCTTTGTGCTTTGATTTTGGCTACTGCCGTTTGCGG AATGCATTACTTGGGCCTTGGTGGCGCTTCCTACTACACTAAACCATCAGTCGACTGGCATGAATTAACAAAAAGTTCGCAAAGCATCAGGCTTACTATCG CTATCTCTGTCATGTGCGCCGCAATCGTACTTCTCTGTTTCCTTGTCGCCCTTTTCGACGCCATGACCCGTCGATCTATCCGAAACAAGGCCCGTAGCATCGTAGTGGCTAGCGCTTCTTTCGATAAGACTGGTAAATTGCTTGTGAAGAATGACGGTACTATTCCCATGCAGGTCATCTCCACCGATGCCGATCTTCAG CGAGTATTGCGAGAACTTGATCCTCGCCAGTCCACTTTTCAGTGGCTTTATCAGCTTTCTTTCAACTGGTCACTCGTTACTCCTTTCGTTCCCCGCGTTCTTCGGTCCGTGGTCGACCGATCGCGGGGCATTGTCAAACGCGCTAGTCCTTTAGAACGTGGATTGCCTCACAGTTATTGGGAGACGTTGCTCTTCAGAAGTCGATTCATCGAGGCCTCTGTACTCCTCGCACAACAGCTCGACTTGTCGGTCGAATCTCTCGGTGCGATGTTTGACCGAGTTTTGACTACTGGTACACGAGCGCCTAGCCCTGAAGACAAGAGCGGCAAAGCtgtcgaagaaggcaaagcaTCTATGAAGGGAGATGACGAGAGCTCCATCCACGGTATCACCCTCCGCATGCACAACTCTGAGGGTGTCATGCTCTTCTTGGTCCGAGAGATCGGCGACGGGCACCCTGCTGCGTGGGATAATCCCAGCGCCGACAAATCTCAGCTTCGCTCTGTTGACAATGTGGACTCTTACACTGCACGAGGTTACCGTCTGGCCGAAACTCGATACTTTAGCAAGGCAATGGCCGATCATTTCGGTGTTTCCAAGCAGGAGATGGACGTTTTCCTTTCGGCTTGTAAGACCTACGCGAAGCGGGGCACCCGTCCTGTCGTGCAAAGTGGTGGCGCGTACCTTGGCTTGTTTGGTGTTCGACCGACCGGTGAGAAGAACAACCTTGATGTCCTCGTCTACAACTTTGCTCGTCACCAAATTCCTGCCTATCGACTTCCTGACGTCAGCTACCCCCTTACCTCCACCATGAAGGCTTGG CGATGTAACGATGCCGTTCTTCAAGCCGAAAAATCTGACGATGGCATTTCACTGCATTCCCAAGTGGACGAGGCTCTTTATGAATTCCAAGCTGCGTTGGCGGTCGCTATCGAGGCTCTTTCAACTGCACTTCGTTGTTGGCCGACTTTGCATCAAATCGCCACTTTGTCACCTGAGATTCTTGAGATCCCCGCATCAGACAATGATGACAAGCCGCCTGCACAAATGGTTGTGATTGAGGTCATCTTACCTGCTCCGGACGCTCGTCTTACGCCGGTTCAGTCACGAGCATCAGGTGTCCAAGCGCCCAGCTTGGCATCCGGTCGACACGAGTCTGACAAGCCTCCTGCGCCTTTCGTGTACACACCCTTCAGTTTGTTTACCAAGTCGCAAGCGATGCTCCTTCGCGCACGAGCGTTCCAAGAATTTTCCAAGAACACCAGTATGGATCTCAACAAGGTTTATCCCCTTGTTCCTACTGATGTAGCCGCTGAGCTTGACGCCCATGACCGCAACGAAAAGCGGGCAGACCGGAATTCGAACCCGTTCAAAAAACTATATCACCCGAGTAAGGCTGGCAACAGGGGCCTTATTGTTGATGTTGGCGAGGAAAACGGGATCGACGAGAGTGGACATttccccctctccccaATGGGGTCAAATACCACAGGCGATATGAATGAGAAGAGTTTTAGTACATTGTCGCCCACTCTCCAGTCCTTCTCTCTGAACACTGCAAGAGGGGGTAGCCGACCTGGTACGGGTCAGTCGGATAACTCGGCAACGGCGTTGCAGGCGCCCGTGGAAAGTATGAAAAAAGGGTTGTCGCATTTGGTGCACAAGACAGCAGAGGCAACTGGGTACCAcggcgaagaggatgagaatgaggggACGATGCAAGAAGGATCTATCGGGATGCCCGTGTATTCGAATATTAGAAATAAGACTGACGG GTGGTTCATGAGGAGTATGCGCGACTTGGAGCGAGCCGACCGAACTGGTATGCTAGATGGAGTCGAATGGCAACCCAAGGGGAGACAGTAA
- a CDS encoding hypothetical protein (HMMPfam hit to BNR, BNR/Asp-box repeat, score: 115.2, E(): 1.5e-31) — protein MSISPRQYASLSLLHPPSPKTTWTMLLLFIIASILSVAPLSVLAGDPEVTVSRIDNLPNRLFYFDDTPVVMYHDPVKLTVHRSADEGKTWEQVSGPQEGDAARLIEHPHNNEMAFIIGRYSVHWVTYNRGASWQSFETPRDASLTGKTLSFHAEKDEWILFQGVACENTGSGKWGEGKTCWDETYYTTDAFRSEPQLLLSQTSQCLFARSSESFKSAPESLIFCVAFDQSQKPGSGGMHSYKESRLFSSEDWFATKKFVNLGIGKRARGVVGLGVVSKFMVVALRAEGTATKRASGGDPMSLYVTTDGLEWRQTQFPHSALPDLKENAYTVVESTTHSIAVDILTSPSANIGTLFVSSSEGTYFVEALADTNRNEYGIVDFEQLVGLEGIGIANVVSNREQVVGWGEAKKIKSKITYDDGSSWRPLKAPAKMMNGDDWACDTSDLESCSLHVHSVTVPHNIGRVFSSTAPGYVMAVGSVGNSLLPYEDCDTFLSTDAGLTWRMVREGAHKYEFGDQGSILVTVDDEQATDHVHYSYDGGNSWIPLDLGITIRGIVLTTIPDSTSQKFLLLGTLPRKDSNGGRHAMVFLDFAPLQTRQCTDSDFERWYARSADGKECLMGHRQWYQRRKLDAQCYVGHKFEDPVGHEENCACTDDDYECDYNFVKQDGECVAVGPETVPAGTCHKEGDKYLGSPGYRKIPGNTCEVRSGQAKDSPIMKDCSSARPESGKPSHVVHEFTSDIASHSYFPFSQTILLQLADSTVWQSSNEGFSWKQLYPDETFLGVVIHEHSPERAYLLTPTRKIYYTTDTGRSWNTIDAPADPNNLGIAILDFHPTKADWLIFVGAIDCKDPLSSSCRAVAYYSTNHGRGWNKIDEYVRTCAWARDKRLKIDEREIICESYKNKKGSQVSGEYNPMELIAGASYYSKKIKLFDAVVGFATFSEYLLVAQLHEAQGTLSLQVSLDGYNFAEGQFPPNMKIDNHAYTILESSTGSVFLHMTMNSAVNNEWGSIFKSNSNGTYYGLSVEYVNRNSAGYVDFEKANPSEADISRRKKLQTRITHNDGGSWKPLNPPAKDSLGQEYDCQWTSCSLQIHGYTERRDPKATFSSPSAIGLMLAVGNVGEELAPYTDSDTFLTRDGGYTWEEVHKDAHMWEFGDSGSIIVLVNDEEPTDHVLYSTDEGLTWSEYPFGQTLRVRTIQTVPDDTSRRFFLIGTPPSSPDKTTLVHLDFSAITQTKCVLSIEDPNHDDFELWSPSESREDTCLFGRQTMYHRRIREKNCYIGERVEQPKTIVRNCTCIPSDFECEFNYRRDSSGKCALVDGATALSWNTEEEQCDGYTEFWYERTEYRKIPYSSCEGGERPDRGKRHECPGLIIGGARRGVLVWGSIVILPFAFAGLAGYWWYKKGSRAGSIRLGDHRAFGGDSSSGVLAVVASVPMFLIAIGQEGWAWVARRVPFIEDLFTRRSSSYRSVPIDEDAEILGNYEDE, from the exons ATGTCCATCAGCCCAAGGCAGTACGCATCActatctcttctccatccgccTTCGCCCAAAACAACCTGGACTATGCTGCTACTGTTTATCATAGCTTCCATATTATCTGTGGCGCCCCTTTCGGTCCTTGCGGGTGATCCCGAAGTCACCGTTTCTCGCATAGATAACCTTCCCAATCGGTTGTTCTACTTTGATGATACCCCG GTCGTGATGTATCACGATCCCGTTAAATTGACTGTACATCGTTCAGCGGATGAGGGCAAGACTTGGGAACAAGTCTCAGGTCCACAAGAAGGGGACGCCGCTCGTCTGATCGAGCACCCCCATAACAATGAAATGGCTTTCATCATCGGTAGATACTCCGTGCACTGGGTGACATACAACCGAGGAGCTTCTTGGCAGTCATTTGAAACTCCTCGAGACGCGAGCTTGACTGGCAAGACTCTCAGTTTTCAtgcggagaaggacgagTGGATCTTGTTCCAAGGAGTTGCCTGTGAAAACACAGGCTCTGGCAAatggggagagggaaagacaTGTTGGGATGAGACCTACTATACTACGGATGCTTTCCGGAGCGAACCTCAACTCCTCCTCAGTCAGACATCACAGTGTCTTTTTGCTCGCTCCTCCGAGAGTTTTAAGTCAGCTCCGGAgtccctcatcttctgtgTGGCATTTGATCAAAGCCAGAAACCTGGAAGTGGGGGCATGCACAGCTATAAAGAAAGCAGGCTCTTTTCCTCCGAGGACTGGTTCGCCACAAAGAAATTTGTCAACTTAGGAATTGGTAAGAGGGCCAGAGGAGTTGTTGGCCTTGGTGTTGTATCCAAGTTCATGGTGGTTGCCTTGAGAGCAGAGGGAACCGCTACAAAAAGAGCTTCAGGAGGCGATCCTAT GTCTTTATATGTCACCACAGATGGGCTGGAGTGGCGCCAGACCCAATTCCCCCATTCAGCATTACCGGATCTTAAAGAGAA TGCTTACACCGTTGTCGAATCTACCACGCATTCTATTGCAGTCGATATTCTCACCTCCCCCTCGGCCAATATTGGGACCCTTTTTGTCTCCTCCAGTGAAGGAACATACTTTGTAGAAGCCTTGGCTGATACAAATAGAAATGAGTATGGTATCGTGGACTTTGAACAGCTTGTTGGGCTTGAG GGAATCGGAATTGCCAACGTCGTTTCCAACAGAGAGCAGGTTGTTGGTTGGGGTGAAGCGAAGAAAATCAAGAGCAAAATCACGTACGATGATGGATCAAGTTGGAGACCTTTGAAGGCTCCAGCTAAGATGATGAATGGGGATGACTGGGCGTGTGACACTTCGGATCTG GAATCATGCTCCCTTCATGTGCATTCAGTTACTGTTCCTCATAACATCGGTCGCGTATTCTCGTCGACTGCACCCGGCTACGTCATGGCTGTTGGTTCGGTTGGTAACAGCTTGCTGCCATATG AGGACTGTGACACTTTTCTGTCTACTGATGCGGGCTTGACATGGCGCATGGTTCGAGAGGGTGCTCACAAGTATGAGTTTGGGGATCAAGGGAGCATTCTCGTCACTGTCGATGACGAACAGGCCACGGATCATGTTCATTATTCCTATGACGGAGGGAATTCTTG GATACCACTGGATCTTGGAATCACCATCCGCGGCATCGTGCTCACTACAATCCCCGACTCAACTTCTCAGAAATTTCTGCTTCTCGGTACGCTGCCTCGCAAAGATTCCAATGGGGGCCGTCACGCCATGGTTTTTCTCGATTTTGCCCCGCTCCAGACTCGGCAATGTACGGATTCGGACTTTGAACGCTGGTATGCTCGAAGCGCCGACGGCAAAGAGTGTCTTATGGGCCATCGCCAGTGGTATCAACGACGGAAACTAGACGCACAATGTTATGTTGGGCACAAATTCGAAGATCCTGTCGGACATGAAGAAAATTGCGCCTGTACAGATGACGATTACGAGTGTGACTACAATTTTGTGAAACAAGATGGTGAATGTGTAGCTGTTGGACCGGAGACGGTACCTGCTGGGACTTGTCACAAGGAAGGAGACAAATATCTGGGCTCGCCAGGCTATCGCAAAATCCCCGGTAACACGTGCGAAGTCCGGTCAGGGCAGGCGAAGGACAGCCCTATTATGAAGGATTGTTCATCTGCAAGACCAGAAAGTGGCAAGCCGTCGCATGTTGTTCATGAGTTCACCTCCGACATCGCTTCACATTCATATTTCCCATTTTCACAaaccatccttcttcagcttgcCGATTCGACGGTATGGCAGTCGAGTAATGAAGGATTTTCGTGGAAGCAGTTGTACCCGGATGAGACCTTCCTCGGGGTCGTGATTCACGAACACAGTCCTGAACGAGCTTATCTCCTTACCCCCACTCGCAAGATCTACTACACCACTGACACCGGACGCTCCTGGAATACCATCGACGCACCCGCCGATCCCAACAATCTTGGCATTGCAATCCTCGATTTCCACCCGACAAAAGCTGACTGGCTTATCTTTGTTGGGGCCATTGACTGCAAGgatcctctctcttcttcctgtcgCGCTGTGGCGTATTATTCAACCAACCATGGCAGGGGATGGAACAAGATAGATGAGTATGTGAGGACCTGTGCGTGGGCACGGGATAAGAGATTAAAAATCGACGAGCGAGAAATTATATGTGAAAGCTATAAAAACAAAAAGGGCTCTCAAGTTTCCGGAGAGTATAATCCTATGGAACTGATTGCTGGAGCCAGTTATTACTCGAAGAAAATCAAGTTGTTCGATGCTGTTGTAGGGTTTGCGACCTTTTCAGAGTACCTCCTGGTGGCGCAG CTGCATGAGGCGCAAGGCACGCTATCACTGCAGGTATCTTTGGATGGCTATAACTTTGCCGAAGGACAATTCCCTCCTAACATGAAGATAGACAACCAC GCGTATAC AATCCTGGAAAGTAGCACTGGTTCCGTCTTCTTGCATATGACCATGAATTCTGCAGTCAACAATGAGTGGGGGAGCATATTCAA GTCCAACTCCAATGGTACTTATTATGGACTGTCTGTGGAGTATGTCAACAGAAATTCTGCCGGTTATGTTGATTTTGAAAAG GCCAACCCTTCTGAAGCGGATATTTCTAGGCGAAAGAAATTGCAAACTAGGATAACTCACAATGATGGGGGTTCCTGGAAACCTCTTAACCCTCCAGCTAAGGATTCTCTTGGCCAAGAATACGATTGCCAATGGACT TCTTGCTCGCTTCAAATACACGGTTACACCGAAAGGCGTGATCCCAAGGCCACATTCAGTAGTCCTTCAGCTATCGGC TTGATGCTTGCTGTAGGCAATGTCGGAGAAGAACTGGCACCTTATACTGATTCTGACACCTTCTTGACCCGAGATGGAGGCTATACGTGGGAAGAGGTGCACAAAGATGCGCACATGTGGGAGTTTGGTGATTCGGGTTCGATCATCGTGCTCGTAAATGATGAGGAGCCAACCGACCATGTCCTCTATTCCACCGATGAGGGTCTGACGTGGAGCGAATATCCGTTTGGTCAGACTCTTCGGGTAAGGACGATCCAGACAGTTCCCGATGACACGAGTCGTCGCTTTTTCCTCATTGGTACCCCTCCCAGCTCTCCCGATAAGACAACCCTCGTCCATCTCGATTTTTCGGCAATCACGCAAACGAAATGTGTTCTTAGTATCGAAGATCCCAACCACGACGACTTTGAACTCTGGTCGCCCAGTGAAAGCCGTGAAGACACATGTCTGTTTGGAAGGCAAACGATGTACCATAGGAGgataagagaaaaaaattgCTACATTGGAGAAAGGGTCGAGCAACCAAAGACAATCGTTAGGAACTGTACCTGCATTCCCTCAGACTTTGAATG TGAATTCAACTATCGCCGAGATTCTTCGGGCAAGTGTGCTCTTGTGGATGGGGCCACAGCGTTGTCATGGAATACCGAAGAGGAGCAGTGTGATGGTTATACTGAATTCTGGTACGAACGTACAGAATACCGCAAGATTCCTTACTCTAGCTGTGAGGGAGGTGAGAGACCTGATCGAGGGAAGAGACACGAGTGCCCTGGCTTGATTATCGGCGGAGCGAGAAGGGGGGTATTAGTCTGGGGATCTATTGTGATTCTACCGTTTGCCTTTGCAGGATTGGCAGGATACTGGTGGTACAAGAAGGGCAGCCGAGCTGGATCCATTCGATTGGGAGACCACCGCGCATTTGGAGGAGATTCCTCTTCTGGTGTGCTGGCTGTTGTTGCTTCCGTGCCAATGTTTTTGATCGCCAttgggcaagaaggatgggcgtggGTGGCGAGGAGAGTGCCGTTTATTGAGGACCTATTTACAAGGCGGTCATCCAGTTATAGATCGGTACCTATcgacgaagatg CGGAGATATTGGGGAACTATGAGGATGAGTAG